The Terriglobia bacterium genomic sequence GCGCGTCTTTCGCGGTTTGCCGCGAGCGGATCACCAGCAGTACCGAATCGGACTCGACCGAGAGCAGCGCCGCATCGGTGACGGAGAGTACCGGCGGAGAGTCGATGACGATGTGATCGAACTCATTGCGCCACTGCGCCAAGTGCCGGCGCATCCGGTCCGAACTCAACATTTCGGCCGGTTGCGGCGGGGTTGGCCCCGCAAATACCGCATTCAACCCGGGAACGAGGGTTGGGAGAAGGACTGCACTGATATCGTCCTGACCGTTCAAAAGCGTCGACAGACCGGACGCCTGCGTACCCTTGAAGAATTTGTGAATACGCGCGCGCCGCAGGTCTCCGTCGATCAGCAGTACCTTCCCGCCACGCTGGGCGAGAACAATCGCTAGATTCACCGCCGTCGTGGTTTTGCCTTCCTGGGGAAGCGCACTGGTCACGAGAATGATTTTCGGCGGCGTGGAGGAGAGTAGAACCGACGTCCGCAGGGCGCGGTATGCCTCTGCCGCTTGCGACTGCGGACGCTCGTGTGAGAGCAGGGGAGGCGGCGAGAGAGCCGGAGTCTTTTTCAGCGCGAGCTTTTCCAGCCCATTGTTCGCCTTGGACTTTCCATCGACGATCTGCCGGGTTTCAGGGACGATTCCAATCACGGGAAGTCCCGAGGCAGCTTCGACGTCTTCCGGCAGGTTCACGGTGTTGTCCATCATCTCTAAGACCCCAGCCAATCCGATTCCGCCGAGTAGGCCAATCATGAAACCGAGAGCAAGATTGCGCGGAATGTTTGGTTCAACCGGGTACTTGGGTACGCGCGCCGGATCGATTACGGTTACGTTGCTGGAACGGAGACCCGCAACGACCCCAGCTTCTTTGAGGCGCTGCAACAGCCCTTCATAGAGCTGCCGATTCGTGTCGACGTCGCGCTTGAGCAGGTTGTATTCGATCGCGCTTTCATTGAGGTCATTTGCCGCCGACTTCTGCTTTTCAAACTCGGCGCGCAGCATCTTCTCGCGGTTTGCCGCCACAAGATAATCGGCCTGGAGCCCCGCGAGCATCTTGACGCGCTCGGCCGAAATTGCTTTTTCCGTCTGCGCCAACTGGCTCTTCAACTCCTGCACTTTCGGATAGGACGGACCGTAGACGACGAGCAGTTGGGCCAGGCGGTTGTTCAGGTCAGCTTCGGTGTCGCGCAATTTTCCTATGAGAGCGCCGCTATCCGTCTTGGCTATCAGTTCCGCGTCGCCGTTCTTCGCACCTTGATAACGCGTCTCCTTCAGGATGCGGTCCAGTTCGGCGTCCGTTAACTGCTTGTTCAGGTCATCCAGGCGCGAGGTCGTGATGTTCTGTTTGTCGTCTACCCCGACGATGTTGTGTTCGCGCTGGTAGCGAACGAGCTTTTCCTGCGAAACCTCGACTTTCGTCTGCAAATCTGAGAGCTGCTGCGTCAACCATTCGGTGGTCTGCTTAATCGACTGGAACTTCGAATCGAAATTGCTCTCCAGGTACGAATCGATGTACGCCTGAACTACACGCGCAGCCATCTGCGGGTCGGGATCTTTGTAACGGATCTCGATGATCTGCGTTCGCGGAACAATGGTGACCGACAGACCGCTTCGCAA encodes the following:
- a CDS encoding polysaccharide biosynthesis tyrosine autokinase, which produces MNSPESGRSETTIVPFGTNRALEEIRFAAPYPTPPRKEPTLRDYWHILLRRKWAVISFMFIVMTLVTIISLRMQAKYESSGRIAVARETPEVFGLHNDSTNGNIAAVDDISLLLETQVQVLESEQLSLMVAHKLRSGAPRAIPEISSATNFFPGAIAPPTPEEVSLAGRLRSGLSVTIVPRTQIIEIRYKDPDPQMAARVVQAYIDSYLESNFDSKFQSIKQTTEWLTQQLSDLQTKVEVSQEKLVRYQREHNIVGVDDKQNITTSRLDDLNKQLTDAELDRILKETRYQGAKNGDAELIAKTDSGALIGKLRDTEADLNNRLAQLLVVYGPSYPKVQELKSQLAQTEKAISAERVKMLAGLQADYLVAANREKMLRAEFEKQKSAANDLNESAIEYNLLKRDVDTNRQLYEGLLQRLKEAGVVAGLRSSNVTVIDPARVPKYPVEPNIPRNLALGFMIGLLGGIGLAGVLEMMDNTVNLPEDVEAASGLPVIGIVPETRQIVDGKSKANNGLEKLALKKTPALSPPPLLSHERPQSQAAEAYRALRTSVLLSSTPPKIILVTSALPQEGKTTTAVNLAIVLAQRGGKVLLIDGDLRRARIHKFFKGTQASGLSTLLNGQDDISAVLLPTLVPGLNAVFAGPTPPQPAEMLSSDRMRRHLAQWRNEFDHIVIDSPPVLSVTDAALLSVESDSVLLVIRSRQTAKDALRRASELLAQVKARVQGVVVNAIDMDQPHYYYYYGANYGAYYRDNA